A single genomic interval of Arctopsyche grandis isolate Sample6627 chromosome 8, ASM5162203v2, whole genome shotgun sequence harbors:
- the LOC143916268 gene encoding coenzyme Q-binding protein COQ10 homolog B, mitochondrial, whose product MSLAANLRLSSPVAKAALRSGATSTAQTLIVHRRPIFDFTAFGNTNKQYARRKLVGYSMEQMYLVVSDVENYKTFVPWCQKSLVSVKEKDYLKANLIIGFPPINEQYTSEVTMLKPHLVRAECTEGRLFDHLLTLWRFSPGIRSQPQSCLVDFQVSFQFRSSLHSKMANLFFDKVVLQMEEAFIEEVYRRYGKATIPTQIIMTSDTIKA is encoded by the exons ATGTCTTTGGCAGCCAACCTGCGACTCTCATCTCCTGTAGCAAAAGCAGCCTTACGATCTGG GGCGACCTCGACCGCGCAAACCTTGATAGTTCATCGTAGACCAATATTTGACTTTACGGCATTTGGCAATACAAATAAACAATATGCGAGAAGAAAACTAGTCGG ATATTCCATGGAACAAATGTATTTAGTGGTATCTGATGTAGAAAACTATAAGACATTCGTACCGTGGTGTCAGAAGTCATTAGTCAGCGTAAAGGAAAAAGATTATCTGAAGGCGAATCTTATAATAGGATTTCCTCCAATAAACGAACAATACACCTCCGAGGTCACAATGTTAAAACCTCATCTAGTCAGAGCAGAATGTACCGAAGGCAGGCTTTTCGACCACCTGCTGACTCTGTGGAGGTTTAGTCCTGGAATTCGATCACAACCCCAGTCTTGCTTGGTAGATTTTCAAGTCTCCTTTCAATTCCGCTCCTCTCTTCATTCAAAAAtggcaaatttattttttgacaaagTCGTTTTGCAAATGGAAGAAGCATTCATTGAAGAAGTATATAGACGATATGGTAAAGCCACGATTCCCACGCAAATAATTATGACCAGTGATACAATAAAAGCTTGA
- the LOC143916269 gene encoding peptidyl-prolyl cis-trans isomerase H: MPGWSQIQSQLRDHNNPVVFFDITVGTAEIGRMIFELFADVVPKTSENFREFCTGEYRRDGVPLGFKGAIFHRVIKDFMIQGGDFVNGDGTGVMSIYGGSTFADENFALKHDSPGLLSMANSGKDTNGCQFFITCAKCNFLDNKHVVFGRVIDGLLVMRKIENVPTGPNNKPKIPVTISQCGQM; the protein is encoded by the exons ATGCCTGGATGGAGTCAAATTCAGTCGCAGTTGCGAGATCACAATAATCCAGTCGTCTTTTTTGATATTACTGTCGGCACAGCG GAGATTGGTCGAATGATATTTGAACTTTTCGCGGATGTCGTACCCAAAACGAGTGAAAACTTCAGAGAATTTTGTACTGGAGAATACAGACGAGATGGTGTTCCGCTTGGATTCAAAGGTGCTATATTTCACAGAGTTATCAAAGACTTCATGATCCAAGGAGGAGATTTTGTAAAT gGAGACGGAACCGGTGTAATGAGCATATATGGAGGGAGCACATTTGCTGATGAAAATTTTGCTCTAAAACACGATTCTCCTGGATTGCTATCTATGGCGAACAGTGGCAAAGACACGAATGGATGTCAGTTTTTTATCACATGTGCTAAGTGCAACTTTTTGGACAATAAACATGTAGTGTTTGGTAGAGTAATAGACGGCTTATTGGTAATgagaaaaatagaaaatgtgcCCACAGGTCCAAACAACAAACCCAAAATTCCTGTCACAATCTCACAATGTGGgcaaatgtaa
- the LOC143915218 gene encoding uncharacterized protein LOC143915218 has translation MGRKAKFDGDGKKVVKGPGKKAKKQQDPTFDGSFKDNKDIPKVLSHRQKQRAARRVKKKISIKEKRKELKALKKEENAVKVIPVNGFATKEKKKIVKSTEGFTDDNKDWLKPKKVSKKNELKAKAKKQEEDSEDSDEKYNSDDSQASESDEPSGGEGNDAQNSDADDGYKVGTLDDVDESDVSKDEFGSGDDDSDDDDEEEGGDDSSKDGEDDDDMLPIEKASKKLKKKQQIQQKLADEEMQLNIASHDIFAFPSEEELDKPIGLQEIQQRIKDVVTVLSDFTKHREEGKSRSEYTELLKNDLCTYYSYNDFLMDRLMQLFPLSELMEFLEASEVQRPMTIRTNSLKTRRRELAQALINRGVNLDPVGKWSKVGLVIYSSTVPVGATPEYLAGHYLIQGASSFLPVMSLAPQENERILDMCSAPGGKASHIAAIMKNTGVLFANDVNKDRLKAVIGNFHRMGVVNSIVVSYDGRTFPNVIKGFDRVLLDAPCTGTGVAAKDASVKTNKDTTDLQRCYNLQRELLLAAIDCVTARSTTGGYVVYSTCSILPEENEWVVDYALKKRNVKLVPTGLDFGTEGFTKFRNLRFHPSLNLCRRFYPHTHNMDGFFVAKLKKFSDVIPEDVHNSESQENEDETINNENNVEVKTKSKKRPADKETNVSKPKKKAKIEPVPVSDNTGDKAEAENGADSSVTLKKNRKKKQERRLNEANATDDTKKTENGKAKFVKGESKGKNFKNFKKGKKFKKKPMKKKGSP, from the exons ATGGGTCGCAAAGCCAAGTTTGATGGTGATGGGAAGAAAGTGGTGAAAGGACCTGGAAAGAAGGCTAAAAAGCAACAGGATCCTACGTTTGACGGCAGTTTCAAAG ATAATAAAGATATTCCGAAAGTATTGAGTCATCGACAGAAACAAAGAGCTGCTCGAAGAGTTAAAAAGAAAATCTCAATTAAAGAAAAGCGCAAGGAGTTGAAAGctttaaaaaaagaagaaaatgcaGTAAAAGTCATACCCGTAAATGGTTTTGCTActaaagagaaaaaaaagatTGTTAAGTCAACTGAAG gtTTTACGGATGATAATAAGGATTGGCTGAAGCCcaaaaaagtatctaaaaaaaacgaaCTCAAAGCTAAAGCTAAGAAACAGGAAGAGGACTCTGAAGATTCAGATGAAAAATACAACAGTGATGATAGTCAAGCCTCAGAATCTGACGAACCAAGTGGTGGTGAAGGCAATGATGCTCAAAATAGTGATGCTGATGATGGTTATAAG GTTGGAACTCTGGATGATGTTGATGAGAGCGATGTTTCTAAGGATGAGTTTGGTTCTGGTGACGACGACagtgacgatgatgatgaagaGGAAGGCGGTGACGATTCATCGAAAGATGGAGAAGATGATGACGATATGTTGCCCATTGAAAAAGCtagtaaaaagttaaaaaagaaACAGCAAATACAACAAAAACTTGCCGATGAGGAGATGCAACTTAACATTGCAAGCCATGATATTTTCGCTTTTCCGAGCGAGGAAGAACTCGATAAGCCTATTGGTCTACAAGAAATTCAGCAAAGAATCAAAGATGTCGTTACTGTTTTGAGTGATTTTACTAAGCACAGAGAGGAGGGCAAAAGCAGATCTGAATATACAGAATTGTTAAAAAATGATCTCTGTACCTATTACAGTTATAACGATTTCTTGATGGATCGTTTGATGCAACTCTTTCCATTGTCCGAATTGATGGAATTCTTAGAAGCTAGCGAGGTACAGAGACCGATGACGATCCGGACGAATAGTTTAAAAACTAGAAGAAGAGAGTTAGCACAGGCCCTTATCAACCGAGGGGTAAACTTAGATCCAGTCGGTAAATGGAGCAAGGTGGGTCTCGTTATTTATAGTTCGACAGTACCAGTCGGTGCTACTCCAGAATACCTTGCTGGACACTACTTGATTCAAGGTGCTTCTAGTTTTCTGCCTGTCATGTCATTAGCTCCACAAGAAAATGAGAGAATTTTAGACATGTGCTCAGCTCCAGGTGGAAAGGCGTCCCATATAGCAGCCATTATGAAAAATACTGGCGTTCTTTTCGCAAACGACGTGAATAAAGATCGACTGAAAGCTGTCATTGGTAACTTCCACAGAATGGGCGTAGTAAATTCTATTGTCGTATCATATGACGGACGAACATTCCCTAATGTAATAAAAGGTTTTGATCGGGTGCTTTTGGATGCACCATGCACTGGTACAGGCGTTGCTGCTAAGGACGCTAGTGTAAAGACGAACAAAGACACAACTGATTTGCAGAGGTGTTACAATCTGCAAAGGGAGTTGCTGTTAGCGGCCATTGATTGTGTTACCGCACGCTCGACTACCGGGGGCTATGTAGTATACTCAACATGCTCCATTTTACCAGAAGAAAATGAATGGGTAGTAGATTACGCATTGAAAAAAAGAAATGTGAAACTGGTACCGACTGGCTTAGATTTCGGTACAGAAGGCTTCACAAAATTCAGAAATTTGAGGTTCCATCCATCACTCAATTTATGCAGACGCTTTTATCCGCACACTCATAATATGGATGGATTTTTCGTTGCCAAATTGAAGAAGTTTTCTGatgttatt CCTGAAGATGTTCATAATAGCGAAAGCCAAGAAAACGAAGATGAAACTATTAATAACGAAAATAATGTAGAAGTTAAGacgaaatcaaaaaaacgaCCCGCTGACAAAGAAACAAATGTTTCAAAACCTAAAAAGAAAGCTAAAATTGAACCTGTGCCAGTTTCTGATAATACTGGT gaTAAGGCCGAAGCTGAGAATGGAGCAGATTCAAGTGTGACATTGAAGAAAAATCGTAAAAAGAAACAAGAAAGGCGCTTAAATGAAGCAAATGCAACTGACGACACAAAGAAAACAGAAAATGGTAAAGCGAAGTTCGTAAAAGGAGAATCTAAAGGCAAgaattttaagaatttcaaaaaGGGGAAAAAGTTCAAAAAGAAGCCAATGAAGAAGAAGGGTTCTCCGTAA